In Mycolicibacter virginiensis, the DNA window GCTCCTGAATCGCGATCTGCGGCGGCAACAGTGCCACCAGCTGTGGTTGTAGCGCGTCGAGGTTGTCGAGGCTGGCGGTGATGTTGCCGAACTTCTCGGACAGCTCCGAGATCCCATCCAGCGAGTCGAACACCGACCGCAGCGCCCAACACATTGGAATGTCGAAGCAGTGCGGCTCCCAGTAGAAGTAGTTGCGCAGGGGGCGGAACTGGTCATCGAAATCGGCGAGTTTGTCGCGCAGCGCGTTCATCGTCGTGACGGTGTCGTGGAACGCCTCAGTCTGTTCGTGGGTGACCGCAGCGCTCTGCTGCTGCAGGGCCAGCTGTTGCCTGAGCACGGCGATCGTGTTGTCGATCTCGCCGGCCTGCTTCAGCAGATCATTGGCTCTGTCCTTCTGGTAGTCGAGGTTCATGATCTGGCTCGCGCTCGATGCGCTGATCTGGAATGGAATGGAGCTGTGCGTGATCGGCGTTCCGAGCGGTCGCGTGATGGACTGCACCAGTGCGATTCCCGGCGTGTGGAGCACTGCCTTGGCCGCACGTTCGAGTATCAGCATGTCTGCCGGGTTGCGCATGTCGTGATCGGTCTCGATCATCACCAGCTCGGGATTGATTCGCGCTTCGGTGAAGTGGCGTTCGGCGGCTTCCATTCCGACGACACCGGGTGCGCTGGCGGGGATGTAGGGCCGGTTGTCGTAGCTGGTCTGGTAGCCGGGCAACGCGAACACGCCGATGAGCGCAATCATGCCGGTGACCACCAGGATCGGCCCGGGCCAGCGCACGATGGCGGTGCCGATCTTCCGCCAGCCCCGCGTCCGTTGCGCGACCTTGGGCTCCATCAGCCCGAACCGGGTGGCGATCAACAACACGGCGGGCCCCAGCGTCAGGGCGGCCGCCAGGGTCACGAGAACACCGATGGCAGCCGGTATCCCGAGTGTCTGGAAATAGGGGAGCCGGGTGAAGCCCATGCACGCGACCGCGCCGGCGATGGTCAATCCCGATCCGACCATGACGTGGACGGTGCCGCGCCACATGTCGTGGTAGGCCGCGATCCGGTCCATCCCCTTGCCACGCGCCTCTTGGTAGCGGCCGACGACGAAGATCGCGTAGTCGGTGCCGGCGGCAATAGCCAGGAGCGTCAAGAGATTCGTCGCGTAGGTGGACAGGCCGATGACGCCGGCGTGGGCGAGGACCGCGACGACGCCGCGGGCCGCCGCGAGCTCGACGGCAACCGTCAGCAAGACGATCCCCATCGTCACCACGGAGCGGTAGACGAACAGCAACATGAGGCCGATGACCAGGAAGGTGATGGCGGTGACCTCGTTGGTGCCGGCGCTGCCGACCTCGAAGTTATCGGTCACCAGTGGCGACGCGCCGGTGACATAGGCCTTGATTCCCGGCGGGGGCGGCGTGGCGTCGACGATCTTGCGGACTGCGTCGACGGATTCGTTCGACATCGCTTCGCCCTGGTTGCCGCGGAGATAGATCTGGGTAAGGGCCGCTTTGCCGTCCTTGCTCTGTGAGCCGCCGGCGGTCAGCGGGTCGCCCCAGAAGTCCTGGACGTGCTCGACGTGCTCGGTGTCGGCCTGCAGCTTCTTCACCAGGCCGTCGTAGTACTCGTGCGCTTCGGGCCCCAGTGGCTGATCACCCTCAAGCACGATCATTGCCGCACTGTCGGAATCGAATTCGCCGAAGACCTGCCCGATGTGTCGCATCGCGAGAATGCCCGGCGCGTCGGGCGCGTTCTGCCCGACTGAGCGCTCCCAGCCGACAACCTCGAGTTGGGGTGCGATGGTGTTCGAAACGGCGGCGATGGCGATCCAGATCAACAGGATCGGTACGGACAGTCTCCGGATGAGCCGGGCAGGCGCCGAGTCGTTGTGGGCGTCGCGGGCGGTGTCGGCGTGCTGGCCGCTCATG includes these proteins:
- a CDS encoding RND family transporter, whose product is MSGQHADTARDAHNDSAPARLIRRLSVPILLIWIAIAAVSNTIAPQLEVVGWERSVGQNAPDAPGILAMRHIGQVFGEFDSDSAAMIVLEGDQPLGPEAHEYYDGLVKKLQADTEHVEHVQDFWGDPLTAGGSQSKDGKAALTQIYLRGNQGEAMSNESVDAVRKIVDATPPPPGIKAYVTGASPLVTDNFEVGSAGTNEVTAITFLVIGLMLLFVYRSVVTMGIVLLTVAVELAAARGVVAVLAHAGVIGLSTYATNLLTLLAIAAGTDYAIFVVGRYQEARGKGMDRIAAYHDMWRGTVHVMVGSGLTIAGAVACMGFTRLPYFQTLGIPAAIGVLVTLAAALTLGPAVLLIATRFGLMEPKVAQRTRGWRKIGTAIVRWPGPILVVTGMIALIGVFALPGYQTSYDNRPYIPASAPGVVGMEAAERHFTEARINPELVMIETDHDMRNPADMLILERAAKAVLHTPGIALVQSITRPLGTPITHSSIPFQISASSASQIMNLDYQKDRANDLLKQAGEIDNTIAVLRQQLALQQQSAAVTHEQTEAFHDTVTTMNALRDKLADFDDQFRPLRNYFYWEPHCFDIPMCWALRSVFDSLDGISELSEKFGNITASLDNLDALQPQLVALLPPQIAIQERNRDLTLSNFATTGGINTQSEEALNNATAMGKAFDDAKNDDTFYLPPEAFDNPDFKRGLKLFLSPDGKAARMIVTHQGNPANPGAIPHINAIKESVFDALKATPMSDAKIYVAGIGATNKDIQEGMKYDLLISALAAVALILLIMVIVTRSLVAAFVIVGTVVLSLGASVGLSVLVWQYIFGIHLFWVVVPLAIILLLAVGADYNLLLVSRFKEEMHAGLNTGIIRSMGGTGSVVTAAGLVFSATMAAFIFSPLVILGQIGTTIGLGLLFDTLIVRSFMTPSIAALLGKWFWWPQLVRQRPVPAKWPDPVQRQPEEALA